The genomic region AGCCGCCCGCGGGCGCGGCCTCCAGCGAGAAGTAGGGGCCGCTCGGCGCCGCAGCCCGTCCTCGCGGCGCTCACCTGCTGCACACCCTCCCCGCCCGGGCGGGGAGGGATGGGGAGGGGCGGCCAGCCGTGCCCCCGGCCCCGCTCCGAGTGCGTACCGCGGCCCGCGCGGACGCGCCGCGGCCCGCGCCTCGCGCCCTCCCCCGCGCCGGCGCGGAGTTCGCCCCGGGCACGCCCGTTGCTCCCTGCGCCGGGCATGCTGCGCGACTCCGCTCCCTGCGAGCGCCCCCGCGAGCGGCTCCTGGCCGACGGCGCGCGGGCGCTCTCCGACGCCGACCTCCTGGCGCTCGTGCTCGGCTCCGGCACCGCCGGGCGCTCGGCGCGCGCCCTCGCCCTCGCGCTCGCCGAGGCGGTCCCGCTGGCGGAGCTGGCTTGGGCGCCGCCCGATCTCATCGCCGCCCACCCCGGCATCGGCCCGGCCCGCGCCGCCGCCGTGGCCGCCGCGTTCGAGCTGGGGCGCCGCGGGGCCTGGTCCCCGCCGCGCCGCGGCGAGCGCTGCCTCGATCCGGCGCGCGTGCACGAGCTGTTGCGCCACGCCGCCCACGCCGACCGCGAGAGCTTCTACGTCGTGCTGCTCGACGTCCGCGGCCGCCTCCTGCGGACGCTCCGCGTGGCCGAGGGCTCGCTGTCGCAGTGCCCGGTCTCGCCGCGGGACGCGCTCCGGCCCGCGGTGCGCGAGGGGGCCCACGGCGTGGTGTTCGTGCACAACCACCCCTCGGGCGATCCGGCCCCGAGCGCCGAGGACGCCGAGCTGACCGAGCGGCTCCGGGCGGCGGCCGAGCTCGTCGGCGTGCTGGCGCGCGACCACGTGATCGTCGCGGCGGGCGGCTACTACTCCTTCGTCGAGGCGGGCCGGTGGCGTCGCTGATCCTGCTCGCCGCGCTCGCGGCCGCGCGGGCCCGGCCGGTGTTCGTGGACCGGGTCGAGGACGGGCGCGCCGTGGTCGTCGACGCCGGGCGCTCGCGGGCGCTCCCGCCGGGCGAGGCGCGGGGGGCGCGCGAGGGCGACTGCCTGTCGAACGGGCGCGTGGATCGCGCCAGCACCGAGCGGGCGCGCCGGAGGTTGCGGCGACGGGCGGCGGAGATCCCCTGGCGGTCCGACTGATTCCCGAGCGGGTCTCGCGCAGCGGTTGCGACCGGCGGAGCCGCGGACGCAATCACTTCATGCTCCGTCCGGAGCCCTCCTCGTCCGGAAGCGGGGCTGGGTCAGCAAAAAGAGGACCGCTCTCGGCCATCCGCAGCGGAACCTCCCCTGGAACGCGCGATGCTTCCAGCCAAGGTGGCACGCTCCGCCGGCCACGAGGGGGCCACCGGGGGGAAGCTCCCGCTGGGCTGGCGAGGAGGGGGGAGAGCGAGTCGCGGGACGCCGCTGGCCGCGCCGCGGCTCGCTCTCACGTGCCGGGTGGGACCGAGGAGGCGAGCGATGACCTGGGCGACCATCTGCTGTGCGGTGGACTTCTCCGAGCCGTCGAAGGCGGCGTTCCGTGTGGCCTGCGAGCTCTCCGCGCGACTCGGCGCGAAGCTCACGCTCTTCCACGCCGACATGGTGCCGGGCTCGAGCTACCCCGAGACCGTCATCGCGATCACGCCGGAGATGCTGGCCGACCTCTCGAGCCAGGCCGACCGGTCGCTCACCGACTGGAAGGATCAGGCCG from Anaeromyxobacter paludicola harbors:
- the radC gene encoding RadC family protein, translating into MLRDSAPCERPRERLLADGARALSDADLLALVLGSGTAGRSARALALALAEAVPLAELAWAPPDLIAAHPGIGPARAAAVAAAFELGRRGAWSPPRRGERCLDPARVHELLRHAAHADRESFYVVLLDVRGRLLRTLRVAEGSLSQCPVSPRDALRPAVREGAHGVVFVHNHPSGDPAPSAEDAELTERLRAAAELVGVLARDHVIVAAGGYYSFVEAGRWRR
- a CDS encoding universal stress protein, whose translation is MTWATICCAVDFSEPSKAAFRVACELSARLGAKLTLFHADMVPGSSYPETVIAITPEMLADLSSQADRSLTDWKDQAVALGVKEVALARSPGMPAGEIARFAEDGHFDLVVLGTHGRTGLRRVLLGSVAEEVVRRCAVPVLTVPPSWRGESD